The following are encoded in a window of Gossypium raimondii isolate GPD5lz chromosome 13, ASM2569854v1, whole genome shotgun sequence genomic DNA:
- the LOC105781261 gene encoding uncharacterized protein LOC105781261, with protein sequence MKDVRFALPNIVYGISQGKASSRRHSLGELICDAFGICTQRATTTLGKAKDKVSDTAHEANKLKQEVRKKVSETAHETKDKVIDTKGSISDALGKEKGEIMHKGQDVKERAKESIDKSKEAATIEKETAKMIGDDIVKNISEQVENVQEKTMEEVVRPPKNANKFLDGFKYMNSMEALNTMMGIANLLGLATTYGMNVWITFISSYILARQLPRQQFGVVQSKIYPVCFRAMAYSIGLAFVAN encoded by the exons ATGAAAGATGTCAGATTTGCGCTTCCCAACATTGTCTATGGCATTTCACAAGGAAAAGCTAGCTCGAGACGACATTCACTTGGAGAACTTATATGCGATGCTTTTGGGATATGTACTCAAAGGGCCACCACTACCCTTGGTAAAGCCAAAGATAAGGTCTCAGACACCGCACATGAAGCTAACAAGCTTAAACAA GAGGTTAGAAAGAAGGTTTCAGAGACTGCACATGAAACCAAAGACAAGGTCATAGATACAAAAGGATCTATCAGCGATGCTTTAGGCaaagaaaaaggggaaattaTGCACAAGGGCCAAGATGTTAAAGAAAGGGCGAAAGAGTCCATTGATAAGTCCAAGGAGGCGGCGacaatagaaaaagaaacagcCAAGATGATAGGGGATGATATAGTGAAAAATATATCAGAGCAAGTGGAGAACGTTCAGGAAAAGACCATGGAAGAAGTTGTCCGACCTCCGAAGAATGCAAACAAGTTTCTTGATGGTTTTAAGTACATGAATTCAATGGAAGCATTGAATACAATGATGGGTATAGCGAACTTACTTGGATTAGCTACAACATATGGGATGAATGTGTGGATTACGTTTATTTCCAGCTATATCTTGGCAAGACAGCTACCAAGACAGCAGTTTGGGGTGGTGCAGAGCAAGATATACCCTGTTTGCTTCAGGGCAATGGCTTATAGTATAGGGTTGGCTTTTGTGGCAAACTAA